The following DNA comes from Opitutaceae bacterium.
TGGGCGTGCGGGCCAGAAAGTCTTCCATGTAGGCCGTCGTTGCCTTTCCTTCGATGAAGGCCGGGTCGGCCATGATGGCTTTGTGGAGCGGGATTGTCGTCTTGATGCCGCGCACCAAATACTCGCTCAAGGCCCGATAGCTGCGCTCCAAGGCCTCCTTGCGGGTGTCCCCCACGCAGATCAGCTTGCCGATCATCGAATCGTAGTACGGTGGGATCGTGTACCCGGAATAAACATGCGAATCGACGCGAACACCGCGGCCACCTGGTGAGTAGTAGAGGCCGATCGTGCCAGGGGAAGGTGCAAAGTTACGTGCCGGATCTTCTGCGTTGATGCGGCACTCAATTGCGTGACGGCTGAACTTGATGTCGCTCTGGTCGAATGCGAGCTTCTGGCCCATCGCTACGAGAATCTGTTGCTTGATCAGGTCGATGCCTGTAACTTCTTCCGTAACAGGATGTTCGACCTGGATACGAGTGTTCATCTCGATGAAGTAGAAGTTGCCCTTGGCATCGACGAGAAACTCGATGGTGCCGGCGTTTTCGTACTCAGCGGCCTCGGCTGCCTTGATGGCTGCCTTGCCCATTTTCTTGCGCAGGTCAGGCGTCAAAAAGGGTGAGGGCGACTCTTCGATCAGTTTCTGGTGGCGGCGCTGCACGGAGCAATCGCGCTCACCGAGGTGAAGCACCTTTCCGTGAGAATCAGCAAGGATCTGGAACTCGATGTGGCGGGGCTTTTCGATGTACTTTTCGATGTAGACGGCGCCATTTCCGAACGCCTTTTCCGCCTCATTCCGAGCGACGTGGTATTCCTTTGCAAACGAGACATCGTTATGGGCGATGCGCATGCCGCGCCCGCCACCGCCGGCGACCGCCTTGATGATGACCGGGTAGCCGATCTTGCGTGCAGTTTTAACGGCCTCGGCTTCGCTTTCAACCGGCCCGTCTGAGCCTGGAACGGTCGGTACACCGGCCTTCTTCACCGTGTCTTTGGCGATGGCCTTGTCACCCATCATCTTGATGCTTTTCGACTTGGGTCCAATAAACTTGATGTTGCAGGACTCGCACTGCTCCGCGAATTTAGCATTCTCCGACAAGAAACCATAGCCCGGGTGAATGGCGTCTACATCCGCGATCTCTGCTGCGCTTATGATTCGATCGGCGCGAAGGTAGCTGTCGCCGCTCTTGTTTCCACCGATGCAAATGGCCTCGTCGGCCAGTTGGACATGGAGGGATTGAACGTCGGCTTCGGAATAGACGGCGAGCGACTTGATGCCCATTTCGCGGCAGGCGCGGACAATGCGGAGGGCGATTTCACCACGGTTGGCGATCAGGATCTTCTGGATCATCGGAGCGTTTTAGAATGACAAACCGCTAATCCGCGCGTCTCCAGCAATAGGACGGAGAACACGGCGATTAGCGGTTCTGTGGGTGGAGCAGTGACTTAGGTCGTCTTGAGCTTGAATAGCCGCTGGCCGTATTCGACCGGCTGGCCGTTTTCCACGAGGACCTCGACGACGGTGCCTTTCACTTCGGCTTGGATCTCGTTCATAATCTTCATGGCTTCGATAATACAAACAACCGAGGTTTCGGTGACCTTGGTGCCTGCC
Coding sequences within:
- the accC gene encoding acetyl-CoA carboxylase biotin carboxylase subunit, which codes for MIQKILIANRGEIALRIVRACREMGIKSLAVYSEADVQSLHVQLADEAICIGGNKSGDSYLRADRIISAAEIADVDAIHPGYGFLSENAKFAEQCESCNIKFIGPKSKSIKMMGDKAIAKDTVKKAGVPTVPGSDGPVESEAEAVKTARKIGYPVIIKAVAGGGGRGMRIAHNDVSFAKEYHVARNEAEKAFGNGAVYIEKYIEKPRHIEFQILADSHGKVLHLGERDCSVQRRHQKLIEESPSPFLTPDLRKKMGKAAIKAAEAAEYENAGTIEFLVDAKGNFYFIEMNTRIQVEHPVTEEVTGIDLIKQQILVAMGQKLAFDQSDIKFSRHAIECRINAEDPARNFAPSPGTIGLYYSPGGRGVRVDSHVYSGYTIPPYYDSMIGKLICVGDTRKEALERSYRALSEYLVRGIKTTIPLHKAIMADPAFIEGKATTAYMEDFLARTPTDLFA